One genomic segment of Amycolatopsis sp. WQ 127309 includes these proteins:
- a CDS encoding ferritin-like domain-containing protein — MNRRDLIHGQATDVSPQLALGALNNRWALAQAGDFGSDLDVLNYALTLEYLESAFYVQGNKAVSLEGAEADYLKQIQSDEESHVTTLTATIKKLGGTPVEAPMVNFGAAFDNRMSFLTASHTFENVGVGAYLGAAGFVKDKTILQAAAGIFGVEARHAAVVGNLLGLPAKGGVFMGNTETPKDKATVLAAVAPFLVATPTVPKGAPAMGAGGASDDKTGIALTATGAVLVAGAAAVAVGRHRRPGDDEETRG; from the coding sequence ATGAACAGGCGTGATCTCATCCACGGGCAGGCCACCGACGTCTCGCCCCAGCTGGCACTCGGCGCGCTCAACAACCGCTGGGCGCTGGCCCAGGCCGGCGACTTCGGGAGCGACCTCGACGTCCTCAACTACGCGCTGACGCTGGAGTACCTCGAATCGGCGTTCTACGTCCAGGGCAACAAAGCCGTCTCCCTCGAAGGAGCGGAAGCCGACTACCTCAAGCAGATCCAGTCCGACGAGGAGTCGCACGTCACGACCCTGACCGCGACGATCAAGAAGCTGGGCGGGACCCCGGTCGAAGCGCCGATGGTGAACTTCGGGGCCGCGTTCGACAACCGCATGAGCTTCCTGACGGCCAGCCACACCTTCGAGAACGTCGGTGTCGGCGCCTACCTCGGTGCGGCGGGCTTCGTCAAGGACAAGACCATCCTGCAGGCCGCGGCGGGCATCTTCGGTGTGGAAGCCCGGCACGCGGCGGTCGTCGGGAACCTGCTCGGCCTGCCCGCCAAGGGCGGGGTCTTCATGGGCAACACCGAGACGCCGAAGGACAAGGCGACCGTGCTCGCCGCCGTCGCGCCGTTCCTGGTCGCCACGCCGACCGTGCCGAAGGGCGCCCCGGCGATGGGCGCGGGCGGTGCGAGCGACGACAAGACCGGCATCGCCCTCACGGCCACCGGAGCGGTCCTGGTCGCCGGCGCGGCGGCGGTCGCCGTGGGCCGCCACCGCCGTCCGGGCGACGACGAAGAAACCCGTGGCTGA
- the pqqD gene encoding pyrroloquinoline quinone biosynthesis peptide chaperone PqqD, whose protein sequence is MDTGDLTATPRLATKAVLKHDSVRDVELLLLPERVVLLNKSGAAILGLCDGSRTVRQLVERLEHDFEATDLTSDVMAFLQDASGRGWVVVT, encoded by the coding sequence ATGGACACCGGCGACCTGACGGCCACGCCCCGGCTGGCCACCAAGGCGGTGCTCAAGCACGACAGCGTCCGGGACGTGGAGCTGCTGCTGCTACCCGAGAGGGTGGTGCTCCTGAACAAGTCCGGCGCGGCGATCCTGGGACTCTGCGACGGCAGCCGGACCGTGCGGCAGCTGGTCGAGCGGCTCGAGCACGACTTCGAGGCGACCGATCTCACCAGCGACGTCATGGCGTTCCTCCAGGACGCCAGCGGCCGCGGCTGGGTGGTGGTCACATGA
- the pqqB gene encoding pyrroloquinoline quinone biosynthesis protein PqqB, producing the protein MFVHCLGVAAGGGYPQWNCACAGCRKARAKTEAATTHAGIAVSGTGERWFLLNATPDVHHQIAADPALHPGPEVRETPVAGVLLTDAEFDHTIGLLVLREGSALTVYGTSPVLEALTTSFPVRDLLSDYADLSWSRLDTGRPLDLDDRLRVTAFPTGSKPPRYVGRPGASAEWEVGFRLEDRVTGGTVVYAPTLPRWDAAFAEQVAPADCVFLDGTFWTDDEMSGQGAGSRTGRSMGHLPVGGADGSAHALAALPAKRKIYTHINNTNPILDEESPERRRLTDLGIEVGRAGLEVEV; encoded by the coding sequence ATGTTCGTGCACTGTCTCGGAGTCGCGGCCGGCGGCGGATATCCGCAGTGGAACTGCGCGTGCGCCGGCTGCCGGAAGGCCCGTGCCAAGACCGAAGCCGCGACGACCCACGCCGGGATCGCCGTCTCCGGAACCGGTGAGCGGTGGTTCCTGCTGAACGCGACCCCGGACGTCCACCACCAGATCGCGGCGGATCCCGCGCTGCACCCGGGCCCGGAAGTCCGCGAGACACCGGTGGCCGGGGTGCTCCTGACGGACGCGGAGTTCGATCACACGATCGGCCTGCTGGTGCTGCGGGAGGGATCGGCGCTGACGGTGTACGGGACGTCGCCCGTGCTCGAAGCGCTGACCACGTCCTTCCCGGTCCGGGACCTGCTGAGCGATTACGCCGACCTCTCCTGGTCCCGGCTCGACACCGGCCGGCCCCTGGACCTGGACGACCGGTTGCGCGTGACGGCCTTCCCGACCGGGTCCAAGCCACCTCGCTACGTCGGGCGTCCGGGCGCCTCGGCCGAGTGGGAGGTGGGGTTCCGCCTGGAAGACCGGGTGACGGGCGGAACCGTGGTGTACGCGCCGACGCTGCCCCGGTGGGACGCGGCGTTCGCCGAGCAGGTGGCGCCGGCCGACTGCGTCTTCCTGGACGGCACGTTCTGGACGGACGACGAAATGTCCGGCCAGGGCGCGGGAAGCCGGACCGGGCGCTCGATGGGACACTTGCCCGTCGGTGGCGCCGACGGCTCCGCTCACGCGCTGGCCGCGCTGCCGGCGAAGCGGAAGATCTACACGCACATCAACAACACGAACCCGATCCTCGACGAAGAGTCCCCGGAGCGACGCCGGCTGACGGACCTGGGCATCGAGGTCGGTCGGGCCGGCTTGGAGGTGGAAGTGTGA
- a CDS encoding class F sortase, with the protein MADQVPEPGGRRVDARRRRRVLLPALAVVLALTGGGLVWAGVTHKPGPDPVAAAGSIPAPATKTPPPTTPTGRPAPRPTVPLPRSTPVSIQVPSIGVDGSLLSLGLNPDRTVESPKDFSRAGWYDYGPTPGEAGASVILGHIDSYRGPAVFYRLSKLTPGAEIHIRRSDGRTATFTVDALRQYPKSRFPAEDVYGAVEYAGLRLVTCGGDFDRAARSYLDNIVAYAHLTGTS; encoded by the coding sequence GTGGCTGACCAGGTTCCCGAGCCCGGCGGGCGTCGTGTCGACGCCCGCCGGCGCCGCCGCGTGCTCCTGCCGGCGCTCGCGGTGGTGCTGGCCCTGACCGGCGGCGGCCTGGTCTGGGCCGGCGTCACCCACAAGCCCGGCCCAGACCCCGTCGCCGCGGCCGGCAGCATCCCCGCACCGGCCACGAAGACCCCGCCGCCCACGACGCCCACCGGCCGCCCGGCCCCCCGCCCGACGGTGCCGTTGCCCCGGTCGACGCCGGTCTCGATCCAGGTGCCCAGCATCGGCGTGGACGGTTCGCTGCTGTCGCTGGGCCTCAACCCCGACCGGACCGTCGAGTCGCCCAAGGACTTCAGCAGAGCCGGGTGGTACGACTACGGCCCGACCCCGGGCGAGGCGGGCGCGTCGGTCATCCTGGGCCACATCGACTCCTACCGCGGCCCGGCCGTGTTCTACCGGCTGTCCAAGCTCACACCGGGGGCCGAGATCCACATCCGCCGCAGCGACGGCAGAACGGCCACGTTCACGGTCGACGCCCTGAGGCAGTACCCGAAGAGCCGATTCCCGGCGGAGGACGTCTACGGAGCAGTCGAGTACGCGGGCCTACGCCTGGTCACCTGCGGTGGCGACTTCGACCGAGCGGCGCGCAGCTACCTGGACAACATCGTCGCCTACGCCCACCTCACCGGAACGAGCTGA
- the pqqC gene encoding pyrroloquinoline-quinone synthase PqqC, with protein sequence MNAWSSEATEEFEARLRSIGEKRYHHLHPFNERMHAGSLTEEEFRGWVRNRFYYQVNLPVKDAFILTKLPGRDDRRRWIQRIIDHDGRTGDEGGLEKWVRLGAAVGLTREQLFDNDTVLPGVRFAVDAYVDFCRRRPWLESVASALTELFAPDLLSRRITDVEHHYPWIAPEGLDYFRARLTQQPKDIAHLLDLVLGHATSREQQDACARALEFKCDVLWSLLDAVQLAYGKSS encoded by the coding sequence GTGAACGCCTGGTCCTCGGAAGCGACGGAGGAGTTCGAAGCGCGGCTGCGGTCGATCGGGGAGAAGCGGTACCACCACCTGCACCCGTTCAACGAACGGATGCACGCGGGCTCGCTGACCGAAGAGGAGTTCCGGGGGTGGGTGCGGAATCGCTTCTACTACCAGGTGAACCTGCCGGTGAAGGACGCGTTCATCCTGACCAAGCTCCCCGGCCGGGACGACCGGCGCCGGTGGATCCAGCGCATCATCGACCACGACGGGCGCACGGGGGACGAGGGCGGCCTCGAGAAGTGGGTGCGCCTGGGCGCAGCCGTCGGGTTGACCCGCGAGCAGCTGTTCGACAACGACACGGTGCTGCCCGGCGTGCGCTTCGCCGTGGACGCCTACGTGGACTTCTGCCGCCGGCGGCCGTGGCTGGAGTCCGTGGCGTCGGCTCTGACCGAGCTGTTCGCGCCGGATCTGCTCAGCCGCCGGATCACCGACGTCGAGCACCACTACCCGTGGATCGCGCCGGAAGGCCTGGACTATTTCCGGGCCCGGCTCACCCAGCAGCCGAAAGACATCGCGCACCTGCTCGACCTGGTGCTCGGCCACGCGACGTCCCGGGAGCAGCAGGACGCCTGCGCGCGGGCGCTGGAGTTCAAGTGCGACGTCCTCTGGAGCCTGCTCGACGCCGTGCAGCTCGCGTACGGCAAGAGTTCGTGA
- a CDS encoding YkvA family protein, translated as MTGSFWWDLLIGAAIALVLAWLALIVALVVVRPRGGLLREALRLLPDVLRLIRRLAADPALPRGVRIRLGLLLVYLAMPIDLIPDFIPVLGHADDAIIVTAVLRGVVRRAGLDAVRAHWPGTDDGFAAAARLAGIRTPAN; from the coding sequence GTGACCGGCTCGTTCTGGTGGGACCTGCTGATCGGCGCCGCCATCGCGCTCGTGCTGGCCTGGCTCGCGCTGATCGTCGCGCTCGTCGTCGTCCGGCCGCGGGGCGGTCTCCTGCGCGAGGCCCTGCGGCTGCTGCCTGACGTGCTGCGGCTCATCCGGCGCCTGGCCGCGGACCCCGCCCTGCCCCGCGGCGTCCGGATCCGGCTCGGTCTCCTGCTGGTCTACCTCGCCATGCCGATCGACCTGATCCCCGACTTCATCCCGGTGCTCGGCCACGCCGACGACGCCATCATCGTCACGGCCGTCCTCCGCGGCGTCGTCCGCCGCGCGGGACTCGACGCCGTGCGCGCCCACTGGCCCGGCACCGACGACGGCTTCGCCGCGGCGGCCCGCCTGGCCGGAATCCGCACCCCGGCGAACTGA
- a CDS encoding manganese efflux pump produces MTLEFLPLIALAFGLSLDNFRSSIAIGTIPFGWRRALQVALVFGVWDAVGPLLGGFLGHFLGDFLGDWAEYIGAAALGLYGVYFIVGAIRHPEPEDMDHPWVTLFGMPLSLSIDNFIAGTSLGIAGFSLVVPMLAFGGMTVLMSFAGLYVGRLAAKVVRVRSDLFSGIALLGAAILLPLAFG; encoded by the coding sequence GTGACGCTTGAATTCCTTCCGCTGATCGCCCTCGCCTTCGGTCTCAGTCTCGACAACTTCCGCTCGTCGATCGCCATCGGCACCATCCCGTTCGGCTGGCGGCGCGCTCTGCAGGTGGCCCTCGTCTTCGGCGTGTGGGACGCGGTGGGGCCGCTGCTGGGCGGATTCCTCGGTCACTTCCTGGGCGACTTCCTCGGTGACTGGGCCGAGTACATCGGGGCGGCCGCGCTCGGGTTGTACGGGGTGTACTTCATCGTCGGGGCGATCCGGCACCCGGAGCCCGAAGACATGGACCACCCCTGGGTGACGCTCTTCGGGATGCCGCTTTCGCTGAGCATCGACAACTTCATCGCCGGCACGAGCCTGGGCATCGCCGGGTTCTCCCTCGTGGTCCCGATGCTGGCCTTCGGCGGCATGACCGTGCTCATGTCGTTCGCCGGCCTGTACGTGGGGCGGCTGGCCGCCAAGGTCGTCCGGGTCCGGTCCGACCTGTTCAGCGGGATCGCGCTGCTCGGCGCGGCGATCCTGCTGCCACTGGCCTTCGGCTGA
- the pqqE gene encoding pyrroloquinoline quinone biosynthesis protein PqqE codes for MTAPPPYGLLAEVTHRCPLHCVYCSNPLALLERQDELGTEHWLRVLGEAAGLGVLQVHFSGGEPLVRGDLETLVAECRRLGLYTNLITSGLGLTERRAESLVAAGLNSAQLSIQGDAAEATDLIAASKRFDKKEAAARVIRDAGLPLNMNVVLHRLNLDRLDAIIDVCVKWGAERLELANAQYYGWALRNREPLMPSQAQLDEAVGVYARRKAELAERLELLWILPDYYETYPKPCMGGWARTALTVAPDGVVYPCPVAAGITTMEFASVRDHDLAWIWTKSAAFEAFRGTDWMPGPCRSCPRKELDFGGCRCQAFALTGDAGRTDPVCKHSPDHHLVQDVLLRANREDPGGQLVHRGPTVPAHER; via the coding sequence ATGACCGCGCCGCCGCCCTACGGCCTGCTGGCCGAGGTCACCCACCGGTGCCCGCTGCACTGCGTCTACTGCTCGAACCCCCTGGCGCTGCTCGAGCGGCAGGACGAGCTCGGCACCGAGCACTGGCTGCGGGTGCTCGGCGAAGCGGCCGGGCTCGGCGTCCTGCAGGTCCACTTTTCGGGCGGCGAACCCCTCGTCCGCGGCGATCTGGAGACGCTGGTCGCCGAGTGCCGCCGCCTCGGCCTGTACACGAACCTCATCACCAGCGGCCTCGGGCTCACCGAGCGCCGCGCGGAATCGCTCGTCGCGGCGGGGCTCAACAGCGCACAGCTGAGCATCCAGGGCGACGCCGCCGAGGCGACGGACCTGATCGCGGCGAGCAAGCGCTTCGACAAGAAGGAAGCGGCCGCGCGCGTCATCCGCGACGCCGGGCTGCCGCTGAACATGAACGTCGTCCTGCACCGGCTGAACCTGGACCGGCTGGACGCGATCATCGACGTCTGCGTGAAGTGGGGCGCCGAACGGCTGGAGCTCGCCAACGCCCAGTACTACGGCTGGGCGCTGCGCAACCGCGAACCGCTGATGCCGAGCCAGGCCCAGCTGGACGAGGCGGTCGGCGTCTACGCCCGCCGGAAGGCCGAACTGGCGGAGCGGCTGGAACTGCTCTGGATCCTCCCGGACTACTACGAGACCTACCCCAAGCCGTGCATGGGCGGCTGGGCGCGCACGGCGCTGACCGTCGCCCCGGACGGCGTCGTCTACCCCTGCCCGGTGGCCGCCGGGATCACGACGATGGAGTTCGCTTCGGTGCGCGACCACGACCTCGCGTGGATCTGGACGAAGTCGGCCGCGTTCGAGGCGTTCCGGGGCACGGACTGGATGCCCGGCCCGTGCCGGAGCTGCCCGCGCAAGGAGCTGGACTTCGGCGGCTGCCGGTGCCAGGCCTTCGCGCTGACCGGCGACGCGGGCCGCACCGATCCGGTGTGCAAGCACTCGCCGGACCACCACCTGGTGCAGGACGTCCTGCTCCGGGCCAACCGGGAAGATCCCGGCGGGCAGCTCGTCCACCGCGGGCCGACGGTTCCGGCGCACGAGCGGTAG
- a CDS encoding sigma-70 family RNA polymerase sigma factor: MEELLERVACGDRSAFDRLYREFFGLVFHIVFGVVQDHAQSEEVTQETFLELWATAARFDVAQGTGARWVTMIARRRAVDRVRAAQAARERDNLVARQALIPTEPDPSEQALTGAEVRRLRDALAKLPKEQQILLTRAYIDGVAYREIAAALGIPVNTVKSRVRLAAAKLRELIPR, from the coding sequence ATGGAAGAACTGCTCGAGCGGGTGGCGTGCGGAGACCGTTCCGCCTTCGACCGGTTGTACCGGGAATTCTTCGGCCTGGTCTTCCACATCGTGTTCGGCGTGGTGCAGGACCACGCGCAGTCCGAAGAGGTCACCCAGGAGACGTTCCTCGAACTCTGGGCGACAGCGGCCCGCTTCGACGTCGCGCAGGGCACCGGCGCCCGCTGGGTCACGATGATCGCGCGGCGGCGGGCCGTCGACCGGGTGCGCGCGGCACAGGCGGCGCGCGAGCGCGACAACCTGGTCGCCCGACAAGCGTTGATCCCGACCGAGCCCGATCCCAGCGAACAGGCCCTCACCGGGGCCGAGGTCCGCAGGCTCCGGGACGCGCTGGCGAAACTGCCGAAGGAACAGCAGATCCTGCTCACGCGGGCCTACATCGACGGGGTGGCCTACCGGGAAATCGCCGCGGCACTGGGGATTCCGGTCAACACCGTGAAGTCGCGCGTGCGGCTGGCCGCGGCCAAGCTCCGGGAGCTGATCCCGCGTTGA
- the katG gene encoding catalase/peroxidase HPI: MPENPDTHVYRTYDKVLGTTRAARRNPPVANGDPNDWWPHRVDLTALHRRSLPDFGYAAEFATVDLGELARDVDEVLTTSQDWWPAEFGHYGPLVLRMAWHAAGTYRVSDGRGGAAAGMQRFAPLNSWPDNRNLDKARRLLWPVKKKYGRRISWADLMVFAGNRALESMGFKTFGFGGGRPEVWGPDETYWGPERKWLAEERYSGLRELDEPLAATEMGLIYVDPQGPATNPDPRLAARDIRETFKRMGLGDEETVALIAGGHTFGKTHGPAEPNAVCGPEPEAAPLTAQGLGWTGRHGSGIAADTVTSGLEGMWTRTPAAWDHTFFETLFEYKWDVELSPAGLWQWIPADGQGEGTVPDPFDPDVKHHPVMLTTDLSLQEDPVYAAISRRFLEHPDQFEDAFARAWFKLTHLDMGPRRRYLGALVPAEPLIWQDPVPAVDHELVDAGDVAALKREILGSGLSVTQLVATAWASASTYRDSDKRGGANGARIRLAPQRGWPVNEPGQLNVVLPVLERIHQRFNAAQPGDKRISMADLIVLGGCAAVERAAAAGGHDAGVPFRPGRTDATQEWTDVESFGVLHPWADGFRNHLRDGFRLPPEHLLIDRANLLTLSAPEMTVLLGGLRVLGVTHRRSPVGVLTSAPGSLTNDFFVNLLDMATVWAPKGSGDRWSAIYEGRDRGTGEVKWTASRVDLLFGSHSELRALSEVYASDDAGGKFVRDFVAAWVKVMELDRFDLR, translated from the coding sequence ATGCCCGAGAACCCCGACACCCACGTCTACCGCACCTACGACAAGGTCCTGGGCACGACCCGGGCGGCCCGGCGGAACCCGCCGGTGGCGAACGGTGACCCCAACGACTGGTGGCCGCACCGGGTCGACCTGACGGCCCTGCACCGGCGCTCGCTCCCGGACTTCGGCTACGCCGCGGAATTCGCGACGGTGGACCTCGGCGAACTGGCGCGGGACGTCGACGAGGTGCTCACGACGTCCCAGGACTGGTGGCCCGCCGAATTCGGGCACTACGGTCCCCTCGTGCTGCGCATGGCCTGGCACGCCGCGGGCACCTACCGCGTCAGCGACGGCCGGGGCGGCGCCGCTGCCGGCATGCAACGCTTCGCCCCGTTGAACAGCTGGCCGGACAACCGGAACCTCGACAAGGCGCGCCGGTTGCTGTGGCCGGTCAAGAAGAAGTACGGGCGCCGGATCTCCTGGGCGGACCTGATGGTCTTCGCCGGCAACCGGGCACTGGAGTCCATGGGCTTCAAGACTTTCGGGTTCGGCGGCGGCCGTCCCGAGGTGTGGGGACCCGACGAGACGTACTGGGGTCCGGAACGCAAGTGGCTGGCCGAAGAGCGCTACAGCGGCCTGCGCGAGCTCGACGAACCCCTGGCCGCCACCGAGATGGGGCTGATCTACGTCGACCCGCAGGGCCCGGCCACCAACCCCGACCCGCGGCTCGCCGCCCGCGACATCCGGGAGACCTTCAAGCGGATGGGACTGGGCGACGAGGAGACGGTGGCGCTCATCGCGGGCGGGCACACCTTCGGCAAGACCCACGGCCCGGCGGAGCCGAACGCGGTCTGCGGGCCCGAACCCGAGGCCGCGCCGCTCACCGCGCAGGGCCTGGGCTGGACCGGCAGGCACGGCAGCGGCATCGCGGCCGACACGGTCACCAGCGGACTGGAAGGGATGTGGACGCGCACGCCCGCCGCGTGGGACCACACGTTCTTCGAGACGCTCTTCGAGTACAAGTGGGACGTCGAGCTCAGCCCGGCCGGCCTGTGGCAGTGGATCCCGGCCGACGGCCAGGGCGAAGGCACCGTGCCGGACCCCTTCGACCCGGACGTGAAACACCACCCGGTCATGCTCACCACGGACCTCTCGCTGCAGGAGGACCCGGTCTACGCGGCGATTTCGCGGCGGTTCCTGGAGCACCCGGACCAGTTCGAGGACGCGTTCGCGCGGGCCTGGTTCAAGCTGACCCACCTCGACATGGGCCCGCGCCGGCGGTACCTGGGGGCGCTCGTCCCGGCCGAACCGCTGATCTGGCAGGACCCGGTGCCGGCGGTGGACCACGAGCTCGTGGACGCCGGCGACGTCGCCGCCCTCAAACGCGAGATCCTCGGCTCCGGCCTGAGCGTCACCCAGCTCGTGGCGACGGCGTGGGCGTCGGCTTCGACCTACCGCGACAGCGACAAGCGCGGCGGGGCGAACGGCGCGCGGATCCGGCTCGCACCGCAGCGCGGCTGGCCGGTCAACGAACCCGGGCAGCTGAACGTCGTCCTGCCCGTGCTGGAAAGGATTCACCAGCGGTTCAACGCCGCGCAGCCGGGGGACAAACGGATCTCGATGGCCGACCTGATCGTGCTCGGCGGGTGCGCCGCGGTGGAGCGCGCCGCCGCGGCCGGCGGCCACGACGCCGGCGTCCCGTTCCGGCCCGGGCGCACCGACGCGACCCAGGAGTGGACCGACGTCGAGTCGTTCGGCGTGTTGCACCCCTGGGCGGACGGCTTCCGGAACCACCTGCGCGACGGCTTCCGGCTGCCGCCCGAGCACCTGCTGATCGACCGGGCGAACCTGCTGACCTTGAGCGCACCCGAGATGACCGTGCTGCTCGGCGGGCTGCGGGTGCTCGGCGTCACCCACCGGCGTTCTCCGGTGGGGGTGCTGACTTCGGCGCCGGGGTCGTTGACGAACGACTTCTTCGTCAACCTGCTGGACATGGCGACGGTGTGGGCGCCGAAGGGGAGCGGGGACCGGTGGAGCGCGATCTACGAGGGCCGCGACCGGGGCACCGGGGAGGTGAAGTGGACCGCGAGCCGGGTCGACCTCCTCTTCGGTTCGCACTCCGAGCTGAGAGCGCTTTCGGAGGTGTACGCGAGCGACGACGCGGGCGGGAAGTTCGTCCGGGACTTCGTCGCGGCGTGGGTGAAGGTCATGGAACTAGACCGGTTCGACCTGCGGTGA
- a CDS encoding ferritin-like domain-containing protein — MRSFRNDRVFGGKPVLGIAGETDRRAFLRMAGLVGVGATLVAGGLGSVVTSAIAAPAAGDAGDLEILNYALTLEYLESDFYTMGLAKKLVSGRELELITEIADHESAHVTAVTALIKQLGGTPVAKPAIKYPDETFKDKAGFLKAASTFEEVGVTAYHGQVGLIKSGDVLGAAASIAGVESRHAAVLASLMGGAPFPAPIEKQRTKDEVLAIVKPFLS; from the coding sequence ATGCGATCTTTCAGGAACGACAGGGTTTTCGGCGGTAAGCCGGTGCTGGGTATCGCCGGCGAGACCGACCGCCGGGCCTTCCTCCGGATGGCGGGTCTGGTCGGGGTCGGCGCGACCCTGGTCGCGGGCGGCCTGGGGTCGGTGGTGACCTCGGCGATCGCCGCGCCGGCCGCCGGTGACGCGGGTGATCTCGAGATCCTCAACTACGCGTTGACGCTCGAGTACCTGGAGTCGGACTTCTACACGATGGGGCTGGCGAAGAAGCTCGTCAGCGGCCGTGAACTCGAGCTGATCACCGAGATCGCCGACCACGAGAGCGCGCACGTCACGGCGGTCACGGCGTTGATCAAGCAGCTCGGCGGCACCCCGGTCGCCAAGCCGGCGATCAAGTACCCGGACGAGACGTTCAAGGACAAGGCGGGTTTCCTGAAAGCGGCGTCCACCTTCGAAGAGGTCGGCGTGACGGCGTACCACGGTCAGGTCGGGCTGATCAAGAGCGGTGACGTGCTGGGCGCGGCCGCGTCCATCGCCGGTGTGGAGTCGCGGCACGCGGCCGTGCTGGCCTCGCTCATGGGCGGCGCGCCGTTCCCCGCGCCCATCGAGAAGCAGCGGACGAAGGACGAAGTCCTCGCCATCGTCAAGCCGTTCCTCTCCTGA
- the pqqA gene encoding pyrroloquinoline quinone precursor peptide PqqA gives MSATEEENMQWETPEYTIVEVCAEVTGYFYRG, from the coding sequence ATGTCCGCGACAGAGGAGGAAAACATGCAGTGGGAAACTCCGGAGTACACGATCGTCGAGGTGTGCGCTGAGGTCACCGGCTACTTCTACCGGGGCTGA
- a CDS encoding nickel/cobalt transporter → MKRLVAVLFGLLALALLAAPAAAAHPLGNFTVNHYDGLTLHPGTLDLLSVVDSAEIPTVQDKPAVDTDHDGVVSAAEAAARAAVDCAAKLSATPVTVDGRLVPLTLNSSTLEFPPGQAGLATSRLTCAMSAPARLDRAATLTIRDGFRTDRIGWREMTAVGDGVRLPADGLPTSSVSNELRAYPDDLLANPLDVREATLRVEPGAGGGAAADVAPHLGPLDAVVGTVTRTFTGLVGTDDLTPAVGALAVLLSLLLGASHAALPGHGKTLIAAYLAGKRGSTRDALVVGATVTVTHTAGVLLLGLVISGSSALAGESVLSWLGVASGLLVTGIGGWLLVTALRNRAKQVPEEPVLVGAVAGAGTPGHGHGHGHGHGHGHGHGHGHGHGQGFGRGGLIGMGVAGGLVPSPSALVVLLGAVALGRTWFGVLLVFGYGFGMAATLTAVGLILVRLRDRLETMRRMDRLRARAARLSGWMPVLTATLVLVVGLGLAVRAATGNG, encoded by the coding sequence GTGAAACGGCTCGTGGCCGTCCTGTTCGGGCTGCTGGCGCTCGCACTCCTCGCCGCGCCGGCCGCGGCCGCGCACCCGCTCGGGAACTTCACGGTCAACCACTACGACGGGCTGACGCTGCACCCGGGCACGCTCGACCTGTTGTCCGTTGTGGACAGTGCGGAGATCCCGACGGTCCAGGACAAGCCGGCCGTGGACACCGACCACGACGGCGTGGTCAGCGCCGCGGAGGCCGCTGCCCGGGCCGCCGTCGACTGCGCGGCCAAGCTGTCGGCCACGCCCGTCACGGTCGACGGCCGGCTCGTGCCGCTGACGCTGAACTCCAGCACCCTGGAGTTCCCGCCGGGCCAGGCCGGGCTCGCGACGAGCAGGCTCACCTGCGCGATGTCCGCGCCCGCTCGGCTGGACCGGGCCGCGACGCTGACGATCCGCGACGGCTTCCGCACCGACCGGATCGGCTGGCGCGAGATGACCGCCGTCGGCGACGGCGTCCGCCTCCCGGCCGACGGGCTGCCGACGTCCAGCGTCAGCAACGAGCTGCGTGCCTACCCCGACGACCTGCTGGCCAACCCGCTCGACGTCCGCGAGGCCACCCTGCGCGTCGAACCCGGGGCCGGCGGGGGTGCCGCCGCCGACGTCGCCCCGCACCTCGGGCCGCTGGACGCGGTGGTCGGCACGGTCACCCGGACGTTCACCGGCTTGGTCGGCACCGACGACCTGACCCCGGCGGTGGGCGCGCTCGCCGTGCTGCTGTCGCTGCTCCTCGGCGCGTCGCACGCCGCCCTGCCCGGGCACGGCAAGACGCTGATCGCCGCCTACCTGGCCGGGAAACGCGGGTCGACGCGGGACGCGCTGGTCGTCGGCGCGACGGTGACGGTGACCCACACCGCCGGGGTGCTGCTGCTGGGGTTGGTCATCAGCGGGTCGAGCGCGCTCGCGGGGGAGAGCGTGCTGAGCTGGCTCGGGGTGGCGAGCGGGCTGCTGGTGACGGGCATCGGCGGCTGGCTGCTGGTGACGGCGCTGCGCAACCGCGCGAAGCAGGTGCCGGAGGAACCGGTCCTGGTCGGTGCCGTCGCCGGAGCGGGAACGCCCGGCCACGGACATGGGCACGGTCATGGGCATGGCCACGGCCACGGGCATGGACACGGACACGGGCATGGGCAGGGCTTCGGGCGTGGCGGACTGATCGGGATGGGGGTCGCCGGGGGGCTGGTCCCGAGCCCGTCGGCGCTCGTCGTCCTGCTGGGCGCGGTCGCGCTCGGCCGGACGTGGTTCGGCGTCCTGCTGGTCTTCGGCTACGGGTTCGGCATGGCGGCCACCCTGACCGCCGTCGGCCTGATCCTGGTCCGGCTGCGCGACCGCCTGGAGACGATGCGCCGCATGGACCGGCTGCGGGCCCGGGCCGCCCGGTTGTCCGGCTGGATGCCGGTGCTCACCGCGACACTGGTGCTGGTGGTCGGGCTCGGCCTGGCCGTCCGTGCCGCGACGGGAAACGGATGA